One genomic segment of Chloroflexota bacterium includes these proteins:
- a CDS encoding SMC family ATPase, with the protein MIPLKLKLRNFMCYRGDIEPLDFEGIHLAVLTGDNGHGKSALLDAMTWALWGKSRARHDDDLVSLGETEMAVQFDFLLGNNHYRVVRKRDKAKGGHSSLEFQVRANGHFRSISEATLRATQERITSTLRMDYDTFINSAFLVQGRADEFTLRPPAERKRVLAEILGLGLYDVYEERAKERARACLEQERQFEALIESTDRELAKRPQYEEELTRAEAEVASLNAKVKEGESVLSEIRERVQELELKRMQLSELEKRLAEGERSLREAQQAVAEHEERVIAYETALARREEIEAGYATWHRARQVDEDMGRKLSQLVALNEEKNRLERVIAEARNRLEIEQRLLAEKKAALEQQEAALPELEIRLAEAQAEIARLEALNVEREGLLRRIQELNSEVVALKAANAQLKEEMQSLKERLGLLEVAKAKCPLCGQDLAEQDRIRLVDEFKTEGKQKGGLYRENLARLQELGEQTETLKDRVAEIEHALRDQAVAQGRAAMAQKAVDDAKAAVRELVGIRATLAALGERLAAGDYAMEEQARLAQVMAQVAAVGYDATVHERARQQREEYAPFETLQAELEAAIRLLETERVALENARRRVERETEIMAAERARADELRAALAEQPQVVSRLQAETETLEGLRTQEAKARLVLGAAQQKLDYAEHLEKEREKYLQEHQHVAKERSIYEELRSAFSKRGLQAMIIESALPEIEDEANALLSRMTEGRMSVRLETQREAKTGDTPIETLDIIISDEYGPRGYEMYSGGEAFRVDFAIRIALSRLLARRAGAQLQTLIIDEGFGSQDAQGRERLVEAIKSIEQDFARILVVTHIDELKDAFPVRIDVFKTPAGSRFSIN; encoded by the coding sequence ATGATTCCCTTGAAACTGAAACTTCGCAATTTTATGTGTTATCGCGGTGACATCGAACCCTTAGATTTCGAAGGCATCCATCTGGCTGTGTTGACCGGCGACAACGGCCACGGCAAGTCGGCTCTTCTGGATGCCATGACTTGGGCATTGTGGGGCAAATCCCGCGCCCGCCACGATGATGACCTAGTTTCCCTGGGCGAGACGGAAATGGCAGTCCAGTTTGATTTCCTGCTGGGCAATAACCATTACCGCGTCGTCCGCAAGCGCGATAAGGCAAAAGGCGGCCACTCATCGCTTGAGTTCCAAGTGCGAGCCAACGGCCATTTCCGCTCTATCAGCGAAGCCACGCTCCGTGCTACACAAGAGAGGATCACGTCCACCCTTCGTATGGACTATGATACCTTCATCAACTCCGCTTTTCTGGTACAGGGGCGGGCGGATGAGTTTACACTGCGCCCACCCGCGGAGCGAAAACGCGTGTTGGCGGAAATCTTGGGCCTGGGCCTATATGACGTGTACGAAGAACGAGCCAAAGAGCGAGCGCGGGCCTGTTTGGAGCAGGAACGGCAGTTCGAAGCACTGATTGAGAGTACGGATCGAGAACTGGCAAAGCGCCCCCAGTATGAGGAGGAGCTAACTCGAGCCGAGGCGGAGGTGGCATCTCTCAACGCTAAGGTTAAGGAGGGGGAATCGGTGCTCTCCGAGATCCGGGAGCGAGTCCAAGAGTTGGAACTGAAACGCATGCAACTATCTGAGTTGGAGAAGCGTCTGGCAGAAGGCGAGCGGAGCCTACGAGAAGCCCAGCAAGCGGTTGCGGAGCACGAAGAGCGCGTCATAGCCTATGAGACTGCTTTGGCGCGTCGGGAGGAGATTGAAGCAGGCTACGCAACCTGGCACCGTGCTCGGCAAGTGGATGAAGACATGGGTCGGAAACTCTCGCAGTTGGTAGCGCTCAATGAAGAGAAAAACCGCTTGGAAAGAGTCATCGCCGAGGCTCGGAATCGGCTGGAAATAGAACAGCGCCTATTGGCTGAAAAAAAGGCTGCGCTTGAGCAACAAGAGGCCGCACTCCCTGAACTGGAGATCAGGCTAGCCGAGGCTCAGGCTGAAATAGCACGCCTGGAGGCTCTGAATGTCGAGCGCGAGGGATTGTTACGCCGTATCCAGGAACTGAACAGCGAAGTGGTGGCCCTGAAAGCAGCCAACGCACAATTGAAAGAGGAAATGCAATCTTTGAAAGAGCGGCTCGGATTATTAGAAGTCGCCAAAGCGAAATGTCCTCTCTGTGGACAAGATCTGGCGGAGCAGGATCGAATACGCCTGGTCGACGAGTTCAAAACCGAGGGCAAACAGAAGGGCGGCCTATATCGGGAGAACTTGGCGCGCCTTCAAGAACTGGGTGAGCAAACGGAAACTCTGAAGGACCGGGTAGCCGAGATCGAGCACGCGTTGCGGGATCAAGCGGTCGCTCAGGGGCGTGCTGCGATGGCACAAAAGGCAGTGGATGACGCTAAGGCCGCAGTTCGAGAACTAGTCGGTATCCGGGCGACCTTGGCCGCGCTTGGGGAGCGACTGGCGGCAGGAGACTATGCGATGGAGGAACAAGCCCGCTTAGCACAGGTGATGGCGCAAGTGGCGGCGGTGGGCTACGATGCGACTGTTCATGAGCGTGCACGTCAGCAGAGGGAAGAATACGCTCCATTTGAGACCTTGCAGGCTGAATTGGAGGCGGCGATCCGGTTACTGGAGACAGAGCGCGTGGCGTTGGAGAATGCACGGCGGCGTGTCGAACGGGAAACAGAGATTATGGCTGCTGAACGAGCGCGGGCGGATGAATTGCGGGCGGCTTTAGCCGAGCAACCCCAGGTTGTTTCGCGGTTACAGGCCGAAACGGAAACGCTGGAGGGTCTACGGACACAAGAAGCCAAAGCCCGGCTTGTCCTGGGTGCGGCACAACAGAAGCTAGACTATGCCGAACATCTGGAAAAGGAGCGGGAGAAATATCTTCAGGAGCACCAGCACGTCGCCAAAGAGCGATCTATCTACGAGGAACTGCGATCTGCCTTCAGCAAACGTGGCCTACAAGCGATGATTATCGAGAGCGCTCTGCCCGAGATCGAGGATGAGGCCAATGCTCTGTTGAGCCGTATGACCGAAGGGCGCATGAGCGTCCGTCTGGAGACACAACGAGAGGCCAAGACGGGCGACACTCCCATAGAGACCCTCGATATCATTATCTCGGATGAGTATGGGCCCCGGGGCTACGAAATGTATTCGGGGGGCGAGGCTTTCCGCGTCGATTTCGCTATCCGCATTGCTTTGAGCAGGCTGCTGGCTCGCCGCGCTGGGGCTCAACTCCAGACCCTCATCATTGATGAGGGCTTTGGCAGCCAGGATGCTCAGGGTCGAGAGCGTTTGGTGGAAGCGATCAAGTCCATAGAACAAGATTTCGCGCGTATTCTGGTGGTCACCCATATCGATGAATTAAAAGATGCGTTCCCCG
- a CDS encoding Hsp20/alpha crystallin family protein encodes MSSLIRWEPFSELMSLREAMDRLFEESFVRPRADWLQPLWGGTLAVDMYETKDEVVVSTAVPGVKPEDIDITITGDTLTIRGETKMEEKVEKENYIRQERRYGAFSRSLTLPAGVVADKAQAHFENGVLTLRIPKAEEAKPKTIKVQAKK; translated from the coding sequence ATGTCGAGCCTGATCAGATGGGAACCTTTTAGCGAATTAATGAGTCTTCGAGAGGCTATGGACCGCCTTTTCGAGGAGAGCTTCGTCCGCCCGCGCGCAGATTGGCTACAGCCATTGTGGGGAGGGACCCTGGCGGTGGATATGTACGAGACGAAAGACGAAGTCGTCGTCTCCACGGCCGTACCCGGGGTCAAGCCAGAGGATATTGACATCACCATCACGGGCGACACCCTGACCATCCGGGGTGAGACCAAGATGGAAGAGAAGGTGGAGAAAGAGAATTACATCCGCCAGGAGCGACGTTATGGTGCCTTTTCCCGGTCCCTCACTCTGCCAGCGGGTGTGGTGGCCGACAAGGCCCAGGCTCACTTCGAGAATGGCGTGCTGACCCTGCGGATTCCGAAAGCCGAGGAGGCCAAGCCGAAGACCATCAAGGTCCAAGCCAAGAAGTAA
- a CDS encoding archaemetzincin family Zn-dependent metalloprotease: MERISLVPIGEIEQEVLMVLAAALPRTFGWPYILELPLPAPDYAFDHRRGQYRVEPILDRLRALPLESARVLGVVNVDLYTPGLNFIFGQATMGGRDALIALPRLRPTFYGLPDDPVLYHERVVKEAVHELGHTFGLPHCPDVLCVMHFSNTLSDTDTKGKEFCVHCRRRLIGRI; encoded by the coding sequence ATGGAGCGTATCAGTCTTGTCCCCATCGGCGAGATCGAACAGGAAGTATTGATGGTCCTGGCAGCCGCACTGCCCAGGACTTTTGGCTGGCCCTACATCCTTGAGCTGCCCCTACCTGCTCCGGACTATGCCTTCGACCACCGCCGGGGCCAGTATCGCGTCGAACCAATCCTCGACCGGCTGAGGGCGCTGCCACTCGAGTCGGCACGAGTACTGGGTGTGGTGAATGTGGATCTTTATACACCAGGCCTCAACTTCATTTTCGGACAAGCCACGATGGGTGGCCGTGATGCTCTGATCGCTTTGCCACGTCTGCGCCCGACTTTCTACGGATTGCCAGACGACCCAGTCTTATATCACGAGAGGGTGGTGAAGGAAGCAGTGCATGAATTGGGGCACACTTTCGGATTGCCACATTGTCCCGATGTCCTGTGCGTGATGCACTTCTCGAACACCCTATCTGATACGGATACGAAGGGAAAGGAGTTCTGTGTCCATTGCCGACGACGGCTTATCGGCCGAATCTAA
- a CDS encoding zinc metallopeptidase, whose translation MFWFDPMYLVFALPALLLAFYAQIKVQSAYNTYLRIQNRRGITGLQAAQQLLLANGLGHVNIEGVPGQLTDHYDPRSDTLRLSEPIARGSSVAALGVVAHEIGHALQDNQQYMPMRLRTGLVPIVNVGSWLGPIIFFLGLLMQIDSIAWLGLVLFAGAAFFAVLTLPIELNASQRAMRMLTTSGLVVDAEEARGARAVLDAAALTYVAAVAQAISTLLYYSFLLLSGRRRR comes from the coding sequence ATGTTCTGGTTTGACCCGATGTATCTGGTTTTCGCCTTGCCTGCACTTTTGTTGGCATTCTACGCCCAGATAAAGGTACAATCCGCTTACAACACGTATTTGCGCATCCAGAATCGCCGTGGTATCACAGGTCTGCAGGCAGCGCAACAGTTACTCCTTGCCAACGGCTTGGGGCACGTCAACATTGAAGGTGTGCCTGGCCAGTTGACCGATCACTACGACCCGCGCAGCGATACGTTGCGACTGAGCGAGCCCATTGCTCGCGGTAGTTCGGTGGCAGCCCTGGGTGTCGTGGCCCACGAAATTGGTCATGCTTTGCAGGACAATCAGCAATATATGCCCATGCGTCTGCGCACAGGCCTGGTGCCCATAGTGAACGTAGGGTCTTGGTTGGGCCCGATCATCTTTTTCCTAGGCCTGCTGATGCAGATAGACAGTATCGCTTGGTTGGGCCTGGTCCTGTTCGCTGGGGCTGCCTTCTTTGCCGTTCTCACTTTGCCCATTGAACTGAATGCCAGCCAGCGGGCCATGCGGATGCTGACGACAAGCGGGTTAGTCGTGGATGCAGAGGAGGCGCGCGGGGCGCGGGCTGTGCTCGACGCCGCCGCTCTCACCTATGTTGCTGCCGTAGCCCAGGCAATCTCTACGCTGCTGTACTATAGTTTCTTACTGTTGAGTGGGCGGCGTCGGCGCTAA
- a CDS encoding GAF domain-containing protein: MRHSKDTDQSVVKSSGLGIGLQEVIDNLEDEVFIVDSGYHILFVNSAARRRLPEDTPSPLGRYCYEILEGRDRPCGAPLWDCPLRKVMETGKQTRLVHPSRTLAADTLGKYVQLTMYPLKGCDGGINALIEMRRDVSAERELEREILRRHHQLLALNRISSAVSGLQHLDAVLNVALDAVLEIVNGTIGGILLLDERTQKLRYQVQRGLSAKYVEEMQLGLGEGIAGKVAQTGEPILVRDISEDPRAARLDLVSAEGLKGFVSVPLRAKNKVVGVMNIASHMPGQFATEDMYLLDLIGYQLGTAIEQARLYERLSNATERYQRLLQYALTAQEEERKRIARELHDETSQTLTGLALNLQAIMEMTEMSDIKDARIKEGLKKTHSLAVQASLEINKLINDLRPTLLDTLGLLPAIRRYVETWLQPVGINASMQARGGERLPSEIEVALFRITQEAINNILKHSEAKNVFIDLECDAQRCVLRIEDDGKGFDVQEITKVEKTGRGVGLFSMKERVTLVGGTCSVQSQPGRGTKIIAEVPLIGSTTDAENKGVGSR, translated from the coding sequence ATGCGCCATAGCAAAGATACCGATCAATCTGTCGTAAAGTCTTCAGGGTTGGGAATCGGCCTGCAAGAAGTAATAGATAACCTGGAGGACGAAGTTTTTATTGTGGACAGCGGATATCACATCCTGTTTGTGAACTCTGCCGCGCGTCGCAGGCTACCCGAAGATACCCCATCGCCATTGGGCAGGTACTGCTATGAGATTCTCGAGGGTAGAGATAGGCCTTGCGGCGCACCCCTGTGGGACTGTCCTCTCAGAAAAGTAATGGAGACCGGTAAACAGACCCGGCTTGTTCATCCCTCCCGTACCTTAGCCGCCGACACCCTTGGTAAGTACGTTCAACTCACCATGTACCCGCTCAAGGGATGTGACGGTGGTATTAATGCCCTGATCGAGATGCGAAGGGATGTCTCGGCAGAAAGAGAACTGGAAAGGGAGATCCTAAGACGGCACCACCAACTGTTAGCCCTGAATCGCATCTCAAGCGCTGTGAGTGGGCTACAACATTTGGACGCCGTCCTGAATGTGGCCCTAGATGCTGTTCTGGAGATCGTTAACGGAACGATCGGGGGGATCCTGCTCTTGGATGAACGCACTCAGAAACTACGTTACCAAGTGCAACGGGGCCTGTCAGCGAAATACGTCGAGGAAATGCAACTCGGCCTGGGGGAGGGAATAGCGGGGAAGGTAGCCCAAACCGGGGAACCCATTTTGGTAAGAGACATCTCTGAAGACCCTCGCGCAGCGCGTCTCGACCTCGTGAGTGCCGAAGGCCTGAAGGGGTTTGTCAGTGTCCCACTAAGAGCAAAGAATAAAGTAGTAGGTGTAATGAATATCGCCAGCCACATGCCAGGTCAATTTGCCACTGAGGATATGTACCTCTTGGACTTAATCGGTTACCAACTCGGTACGGCCATTGAACAAGCCAGGCTATATGAACGTTTGAGCAATGCTACAGAAAGATACCAAAGGCTGCTTCAATACGCCCTTACGGCACAAGAGGAAGAGCGAAAGAGGATCGCCCGCGAACTACACGACGAAACCAGCCAGACTCTCACTGGGTTAGCCCTGAATCTCCAAGCAATTATGGAGATGACCGAGATGAGCGATATCAAAGACGCCAGGATCAAGGAGGGGTTGAAAAAGACCCATTCCCTGGCGGTGCAGGCCAGTCTGGAGATCAACAAACTCATCAACGACCTCCGTCCTACTTTGTTGGATACACTCGGTCTCCTCCCAGCGATTCGGCGCTATGTGGAGACATGGCTTCAGCCCGTGGGAATCAATGCATCTATGCAAGCCCGAGGAGGAGAGCGTTTGCCATCAGAAATCGAAGTAGCGCTTTTCCGCATCACCCAGGAAGCCATAAACAATATCCTAAAACATTCGGAGGCGAAAAACGTCTTCATAGACCTGGAGTGTGACGCCCAGAGATGCGTATTACGCATTGAAGATGATGGCAAAGGTTTTGACGTTCAGGAAATCACCAAGGTGGAAAAGACAGGCCGAGGCGTGGGCTTGTTCAGCATGAAGGAACGGGTAACCCTGGTGGGTGGCACCTGCTCGGTTCAGTCGCAACCGGGGCGTGGGACAAAGATCATCGCGGAGGTTCCATTAATTGGGAGCACAACAGATGCGGAAAATAAGGGTGTTGGTAGTAGATGA
- the arfB gene encoding aminoacyl-tRNA hydrolase has translation MPGPSVVIPLSELHYRFSHSSGPGGQHVNRTATRVELLFDVRNSPSLDEQQRERVLTTLASYIDKDGVLHLASSASRSQLRNREEVTVRFMTLIRRALRLPKRRRPTRPTRESRERRLAAKRRRSQIKQERTQRVRYEE, from the coding sequence CTGCCTGGGCCCAGCGTAGTCATTCCATTATCAGAGTTGCACTACCGCTTCTCACACAGCAGTGGACCGGGCGGTCAGCATGTAAACCGCACTGCCACGCGAGTGGAACTCTTATTCGATGTCCGTAACTCTCCCAGCCTGGATGAGCAGCAACGCGAACGCGTCCTGACAACATTGGCCTCATACATAGACAAAGACGGCGTCCTACACCTTGCATCATCGGCTTCTCGCAGCCAGTTGCGCAACCGCGAGGAGGTCACGGTGCGGTTCATGACGCTGATACGCCGTGCTCTGCGTTTGCCCAAACGGCGCCGACCGACGAGACCGACTCGGGAATCTCGGGAGAGGCGGTTGGCGGCCAAACGGCGCCGGAGCCAGATTAAGCAGGAGAGAACACAGCGCGTTAGGTACGAGGAGTAA